DNA from Brucella melitensis bv. 1 str. 16M:
CAGACGGCGGAACGGCGCGCTGGCTACCGCGTTTTCGGATCGAAGCCTGGCGCTTATGGTGCGGGTTTGCAGGCGCTGATCGACGAGAATGGCTGGGCTGGCCGCAACGATCTGGCGGAAGCATGGCTTGTCTGGGGCGGCTATGCCTATGGCGCGGGCGAGGAAGGGCAGGCGGAACGCGGCCTTCTGGAAGAACGGCTGCGTTCGGTTCAGGCGGTCGTGCAAAATCAGGATAATCGCGAACACGACCTTCTCGACAGTGATGACTATTACCAGTTCGAGGGCGGCATGGCCGCGACGGTTGAAAGCCTGACCGGGGCAATGCCCTCCGTCTACCACAACGATCATTCCCGGCCTGAAAAGCCGGTCATCCGCGCGCTGGAGGAAGAGCTTTCGCGCGTGGTGCGCGGGCGCGCGGCCAATCCCAAATGGATCGCGGGCGTCATGCGCCATGGCTATAAGGGCGCGGCGGAAATTGCGGCGACAGTCGATTATCTTTTCGCCTTTGCCGCCACCACGGGCAAGGTCGGCAACCATCACTTCGAGGCGGTCTATCAGGCCTATATCGCCGACAGGGCGGTGCATGATTTCATGGCTGAGAAAAACCCGGCGGCACTGGCCGAGACGGCGGCCAAGCTTAACGAAGCGATTGAGCGGGGTTTCTGGACGCCGCGTTCCAATTCCGCGCGTTTCGAGCTGGAAAATTTAAGTGTGCATCTTCAAAAATTGAATCCGGAAAGGGCGATAAATGGCTGAGAAATCGGAAAAACTTCTTTCGATGACCGAGGAGGAGCTGAACGCCCGCCATGCGGACAAGATGCGCAAGAAGAAAGCCGCCCGCGACAAGATACAGGCGACAAAGACCGAGGAAAAAGGTCTGGTGATCGTCCATACCGGCAAGGGCAAGGGCAAATCGACGGCCGGTTTCGGCATGGTTTTCCGTGCGCTGGGCCATGGGATGAAGATTGGCGTTGTGCAGTTCGTCAAAGGGTCGTGGGATACGGGCGAACGCTGGGTTCTGGAGAAGTTTCCCGAGCAGGTGACGATTTCCGCACTGGGCGAAGGCTTTACCTGGGAAACGCAGGATCGCGCGCGCGATATCGCCATGGCGCGCGGCGCCTGGGAACAGGCCAAGGCGATGATTATGGATGAAAGTTACGATATGGTGCTCTGTGACGAGCTTAATATCGTGCTTCGCTACGACTATCTGCCCGTCGAAGAGGTGACCGAGGTGCTGAAAGCCAAGCCGGAAATGAAGCATGTCATCATCACGGGCCGTAATGCCAAGGACGAGTTGATCGAGGCGGCGGACCTCGTGACCGAAATGGAGATGATAAAGCATCCTTTCCGTTCCGGTGTGAAGGCGCAGAAAGGCATTGAGTTTTGATGATGGCTAGCTGGCAATTCTGGGCATTGATGTCGGCGGTTTTTGCCGCGCTGACGGCGATCTTCGCCAAGGTGGGCATTCAGGGCATCAATTCGGATTTTGCCACGCTTGTTCGCACGTTCGTCATCATCGGCGCCCTGTGCCTGTTCCTGACCGTTACCGGACAATGGCAGAAGCCGGGCGAAATCTCCGCCCGGTCATGGCTGTTCCTCGTGCTGTCGGGGCTTGCCACCGGCGCGTCGTGGCTTGCCTATTTTCGCGCCCTGCAAATCGGGGATGCTTCCCGCGTGGCCCCGATCGACAAATTATCGGTGGTGCTGGTTGCCCTGTTCGGGGCGGCATTTCTTGGCGAGCGCATGTCCACGATCAACTGGATCGGCATTCTGCTGATCGGCTGTGGTGTGGTGCTGGTGGCGCTTCGGGTTTAGATGCCTAACCACTGGCGCAGCGGACTGGTGCCGTCCATCAGAAGGCGCCCTGCCAGCGCGAGGCTGACCACGATCAATAGCGGCTTGATGATGCGTGAACCGATCTTCATGGCGAGGCGTGCGCCGATCTGCGCGCCGATAAACTGTGCAATCCCCATTGAGATGCCGATTTTCCAGTTGATGACACCGACCGCGGCAAAAGTGGCTAAACCGCCGATATTCGAGGCGCAATTGAGAAGCTTGGTATGCGCGGTGGCTTTCAACACGCCGTAG
Protein-coding regions in this window:
- the cobO gene encoding cob(I)yrinic acid a,c-diamide adenosyltransferase, which encodes MAEKSEKLLSMTEEELNARHADKMRKKKAARDKIQATKTEEKGLVIVHTGKGKGKSTAGFGMVFRALGHGMKIGVVQFVKGSWDTGERWVLEKFPEQVTISALGEGFTWETQDRARDIAMARGAWEQAKAMIMDESYDMVLCDELNIVLRYDYLPVEEVTEVLKAKPEMKHVIITGRNAKDELIEAADLVTEMEMIKHPFRSGVKAQKGIEF
- a CDS encoding EamA family transporter, which translates into the protein MMASWQFWALMSAVFAALTAIFAKVGIQGINSDFATLVRTFVIIGALCLFLTVTGQWQKPGEISARSWLFLVLSGLATGASWLAYFRALQIGDASRVAPIDKLSVVLVALFGAAFLGERMSTINWIGILLIGCGVVLVALRV